A single Cyprinus carpio isolate SPL01 chromosome A20, ASM1834038v1, whole genome shotgun sequence DNA region contains:
- the LOC109063631 gene encoding DBH-like monooxygenase protein 2 homolog yields the protein MGTLSLVLLLLSVQWSWAQEDPLLPFSEHLDPEHKVRLKWGFDEIQGTILFELTVNTSGWVGFGFSPKGGMTGADIVIGGVGPEGRYFTDRHAVGKSMPLVDQQQNYKLLSLTESDGKTVMKFQRSIGSCDENDLPITNLPMKLIYAYGQTDDITYHTNRRGTKELNLLKYMPRVNPPNSNFFDITMVNFTVPANQTHYHCKIVRAPTFDRKQHIYRTEPVITNPDLVHHLLLYRCPPSVTEPFEAECYTGVDRECMETVAVWGVGGGAFEFPEVAGLPIGGNVGGFLYRLEVHYNNVNKSAGRVDNSGLRFYYTSDLRQHDAAVLMTGLAVAPGYAIPPKARSFLTYGLCDTAYIPEVLETPHDLQVFSVMLHTHLAGRKVRVGHFRGGKQIDFLAVDENYDFEYQEVTNLGKTKTVKLGDKLLVECTYNTENRSTLTWGGFSTSDEMCLAFLFYYPAMNLSTCVSFPDVTSLGSVMGANDTATWVNMMFMKTWNDMSINQYQQTLKRIDQFVFVTNSNNNESYSKGTLPDLSVIPSAPCRSGCATKSLALLLLLLCLAAQWASL from the exons ATGGGAACATTATCTCTTGTCCTGCTCTTGCTTTCAGTCCAGTGGTCCTGGGCTCAGGAAGACCCTCTTCTGCCTTTCTCTGAACACCTGGACCCTGAGCACAAGGTGCGGCTGAAGTGGGGATTTGATGAGATCCAGGGCACCATCTTGTTCGAGCTCACTGTCAACACCAGCGGCTGGGTCGGTTTTGGCTTCAGCCCGAAAGGAGGAATGACTGGAGCCGATATCGTCATTGGAGGAGTTGGACCTGAAGGCAGATACTTCACG GACCGTCATGCTGTGGGGAAATCAATGCCTCTGGTTGACCAGCAACAGAACTACAAACTCCTGTCTCTGACCGAGTCTGATGGGAAAACAGTCATGAAGTTTCAGAGGTCCATCGGTTCCTGTGATGAAAATGACTTACCCATCACT aATCTCCCCATGAAGCTGATCTATGCGTATGGACAGACTGATGACATCACGTACCACACTAACCGAAGAGGCACGAAGGAGCTGAACCTGTTGAAGTACATGCCTCGGGTCAACCCTCCAAACAGCAACTTTTTTGACATAACTATGGTCAAT TTCACTGTACCAGCCAACCAAACCCACTATCACTGCAAGATCGTGAGAGCCCCGACATTTGATCGCAAACAGCACATTTATCGA ACTGAGCCAGTGATCACAAACCCTGACCTCGTGCATCATCTGCTGCTGTACCGCTGCCCTCCGAGTGTAACGGAGCCGTTTGAGGCGGAGTGTTATACTGGAGTGGATAGAGAGTGTATGGAGACCGTGGCTGTGTGGGGAGTTGGTGGAGGG GCTTTTGAATTTCCTGAAGTGGCAGGACTTCCAATTGGAGGAAATGTTGGTGGTTTTCTCTACAGGCTTGAAGTGCATTACAACAACGTTAATAAAAGTGCAG GTCGAGTTGATAACTCAGGTCTGCGATTCTATTACACATCTGACCTCCGTCAGCACGATGCAGCTGTTCTGATGACAGGGCTTGCGGTGGCCCCTGGGTATGCCATCCCACCCAAAGCCAGATCCTTCCTCACATATGGCCTGTGTGACACTGCTTATATTCCAGAg GTTCTGGAGACGCCACATGATCTTCAGGTGTTCTCTGTGATGCTGCACACACACTTAGCTGGACGGAAGGTGCGAGTCGGACACTTCAG AGGAGGTAAACAGATCGATTTTCTAGCTGTGGATGAAAACTATGATTTTGAATATCAAGAAGTGACAAATTTGGGCAAAACTAAGACAGTGAAGTTG GGTGACAAATTGCTGGTGGAGTGCACCTATAATACTGAAAACCGCAGCACACTCACATGG GGGGGGTTCTCAACTTCAGATGAGATGTGTTTGGCCTTCCTCTTCTACTATCCAGCTATGAATCTGAGCACCTGTGTGAGCTTCCCTGATGTAACATCTTTAGGATCTGTGATGGGAGCAAATGATACTGC TACTTGGGTCAATATGATGTTCATGAAGACTTGGAATGACATGTCTATCAATCAATACCAACAAACACTAAAGAGAATCGACCAGTTCGTCTTCGTCACAAACTCAAAT AACAATGAATCGTACAGTAAAGGGACACTTCCTGATCTGAGTGTCATCCCGTCTGCACCCTGCAGGAGCGGCTGTGCCACCAAAAGTCTTGCCTTGCTATTGCTGCTTCTCTGTTTGGCAGCGCAGTGGGCATCCTTATGA